In one window of bacterium DNA:
- the gap gene encoding type I glyceraldehyde-3-phosphate dehydrogenase, whose amino-acid sequence MTTRVAINGFGRIGRAVLRIILDRPSSPIEVVAINDLADHEVLAYLLRRDSVMGTLEKRVTVRDGRMTVGGHHILMVRESSPSALPWRELGVDVVIESTGAFRTRDLLEKHLEAGAGRVLLTVPAKDGIDSTVVLGVNEGDLEATDRIISNASCTTNCLAPVAKVLDDAFGIVRGVMTTVHAYTNDQRLADVPHKDLRRSRAATENIIPTSTGAARAVGTVLPALSGKLDGMAMRVPVPDGSLVELVAELSTDVDAGAVNGALRSAARGPMRNVLQYSEEPLVSSDIIGNDHSSIFDAGGTEVLGDRLVKVVAWYDNEWGYSSRVVDLIELLGSMPPPASEARA is encoded by the coding sequence ATGACCACGAGAGTTGCCATAAACGGCTTCGGACGGATCGGGCGAGCGGTCCTGAGGATCATCCTCGACCGCCCCTCCTCCCCCATCGAGGTGGTGGCGATCAACGACCTGGCCGATCATGAGGTTCTCGCCTACCTGCTCCGGCGCGACTCGGTGATGGGCACGCTGGAGAAGAGGGTGACGGTACGGGACGGGAGGATGACCGTAGGCGGTCACCACATCCTGATGGTGCGGGAATCCTCGCCGTCAGCCCTGCCCTGGCGCGAGCTCGGCGTGGACGTCGTGATCGAGTCCACCGGGGCCTTCCGCACCCGGGACCTGCTCGAGAAGCACCTCGAGGCAGGCGCCGGAAGGGTCCTGCTCACGGTCCCCGCCAAGGACGGCATCGATTCCACCGTCGTGCTCGGGGTCAACGAGGGCGACCTCGAGGCCACGGACCGGATCATCTCGAACGCCTCCTGCACCACCAACTGCCTGGCCCCGGTCGCCAAGGTGCTTGACGACGCGTTCGGCATCGTGCGGGGCGTGATGACCACCGTCCACGCCTACACCAACGACCAGCGGCTGGCCGACGTGCCCCACAAGGACCTGCGCCGTTCAAGGGCCGCGACCGAGAACATCATCCCGACCTCGACCGGCGCCGCCCGGGCGGTCGGGACCGTGCTGCCGGCCCTCTCCGGCAAGCTGGACGGGATGGCCATGCGGGTGCCGGTACCCGACGGATCACTCGTGGAACTGGTAGCCGAGCTGTCCACCGACGTGGACGCCGGGGCCGTGAACGGAGCGCTGCGGAGCGCCGCCCGGGGACCGATGAGGAACGTACTGCAGTACTCGGAGGAGCCGCTGGTGTCGTCCGACATCATCGGCAACGACCACTCCAGCATCTTCGACGCAGGCGGGACCGAGGTGCTGGGTGACCGGCTCGTCAAGGTGGTCGCCTGGTACGACAACGAGTGGGGATACTCCAGCCGGGTGGTGGACCTGATCGAACTCCTGGGGTCGATGCCCCCGCCGGCCTCGGAGGCTCGCGCCTAG